AGAAAACAATGGAAGGATATTTACAGAGTTCTGAGGGAAGATAAAATGAAGATATTTTCAGACATTCGAAACTCAGAAAATTTCCCACACTTAGGCTTGCTCTGAAATACTTATagaatgtgtattaaaaaaaaaaatctaatcagAATAAGTGAGATGAAAGTGCAGTAATCCCCCTTGTCTGCAAGGGATATGTTCCAAGACCACCCCTGATGCATGCCTGAAACCACAAGGTACCACCCCCGATGCATGCCTGAAACCACAAGTAGTACCTAACCCTATGTATACTATGTtttgtcctatacatacatacctataataaagtttaatttataaattaggcacagtaagattAATGACAATAATAGTAAAATATAACAATCATACTGTAATAAAAGATGAATGTGGTCCCTGACCAGGATGGTGCAAGATTTGATCATGCTACTCATTtcactatgtaaaggcatttgactgtatggaccataacaaattatggataacattgcaaagaatgggaatgggaattctggaacacttaattgtgctcatgaggaacctgtacatacatcaagaggcagttgttcggacagaacgaaaggatactgagtggtttaaagtcaggaaaggtgtgtgtcagcgttgtgtcctttcaccatacctattcagcttgtatactgagcaagtaatctgagaagctggactatatgaaaaagatcaggggcatcaggactggaggaagactcattaacaacctgtgttatgcagatgacacaaccttgcttgctgaaagtgaaaaggacttgaagcacttattaataaagatgaaagaccactgcgttcagtatggattgcacctcaacataaagaaaacaaaaatccgaggcagggccaagatggcagagtagtcagatgcttccagtgaaccctcttacaacaaagaccccccaaaacaagtgaaatgattatatttatgacaagctagaagccctgaacatcaaaggcaaagttaaaaaacagactgagtgccagggggagggagagactgttcagaagtggagaggagtttctggacctgaatcactgggaaccctcaggctgcagtgggctggtggtagtgtttggctgcagtttcctcagggagaattttaagagcagctagggataaacgaaaagtcacctacaaaggagagtcaataagaataagctcaagctactcagcagaaaccatgcaggcaagaaggcagtgggatgacttatataaagcactgaaggaaaaaaattgccagccaagaatcatatatccagcaaaactgtctctcaaatatgaaggcgaaatcaggagattttcagataaacagaagtttagggaattcgtaaaaaccaaaccaaaactacaaaaaatactaaagggagtcctctagttagaaaatcaataatatcagatatcaacccaagactagaacactggactgAGCAATGAGCTGTCAACCGAgagagggaaatcacagaaataaatcaagataaaaaaatgctcaaaacagggaaacagtgatgtcattatgtaaaagaagacaacaagagggactaagaaatttaGTCCTAGATCTTTCatttggagaggaagacaaggtaatataaagaaagaaaagttaggtttaaacttagaaaaataggggtacatattaaggtaaccacaaaggagactaataatcctactcatcaaaataaaatacaagaaaaaaatagagactcagcagaaacaaaatcaactacaacaaataagaggaaaagacaatatataaactactcagcacaaaaaattaagtgggaaaaagaaactctcatcaacacacaaaggcatcaaaatgatagcactaaactcataaactcatacttatccataattacgctgaatgcaaatagactaaatgcacaaataaagacacagagagtggcagaatggataaaaaacacgatctgtctatatgctgcttatcagagacacaccttagacttagagacacaaactaaaactcaaaggatggaaaaaataagcaaacaacaatcaaaaaagcaggagtggcaatattaatttctgacaaaatagactataaagttaaatctaccacaaaggatagggaaggacactatataatgattaaagggacaatataccaggaggatataaccatattaaatatttatgcacccaatgacagggctgaaagatacataaaacaaactctaatagcattgagaagtgagatagtgccacaattatagtaggagacttcaacacacaacattgggtgaaggacagaacatgcagaaagaagctcaataaagacaccaaagacataaaggccatagtcaaccaacttgacctcatacacatatacagaacactccacccaacagcagccaagtatactttcttttccaatgcacatggaacattctgtagaatggaccacatattaggtcataaagcaagccttagcagaatccaaaacaatgaaatattacaaagcatcttctctaaccataaggccataaaagtggaaatcagtaacagaaaaagcagggaaaagaaatgaaacacttggaaactgaacaataccctgctcaaaaatgactgggttatagaagacatcaaggatggaataaagaaattcatagaacccaatgagaatgaaaacacttcctatcagaacctttgggacacagtgaaagcagtgctcagaggtcactctatatcaataaatgcagacatacaaaaagaaagggtccaaatcaaagaattatccctgcaacttgaacaaatagagcaacaaaagaaaccatcaggcactagaagaaagcaaataataaaaattagagcagaattaaatgaaatagagaacagaaaaacaattgaaagagttaacaagaccaaaaggtggatgtttgaaaaaattaacaaaactgataaaccattggccaagacaaaagaaaaagaggagaggaagcaaataacctgaataagaaatgagatgggtcatatcacaacagaccctactgaaattaaaagaattatatcagattactatgaaaaattgcattccaacaaatttgaaaacctagaatggatgaatttgtagaaacacatctgatctctgaaatcaacatgatacaaaaaggcaaataacccagttaaaaaatgggcacaagatatgaacaggcacttcactaaagaagacatccaggtacttaacagatacatgaggaaatgctcacgatcatgagccattagagaaatgcaaatcaaaactacaatgagattccatctcactccagcaaggctggcattaatccaaaaaacacaaaataataaatgttggagaggttttggagagactgcaacacttatacactgctggtgggaatgtaaaatggtacaaccgctttggaaatcaatttggcactgccttaaaaacctagaaatagaactactataccatccagcaatcccacttcttagaatatatcctagagaaatcagagcctttatacgaacagatatatgcacacccatgttcattgcagcattgtttacaatagcaaaaagacagaagcaaccaaggtgcccatcaacagaggaatggataaataaattgtggtatattcatacaatggaatactgggcatccataaaaaaacaatgatgaatctgtgaaacatttcataatgtggaagaatctggaagtcattatgctgagtgaaattagttgcaaaaggacaaatattatatgcgaccactattataagaacttgaaaaatagtttaaacagagaagaaaatattctttgatggttaccagagcagagagggagggaaggagaggagttttcactaattggatagtagataagaactattttaggtgaagggaaagacaacacacaatacaggagaggtcagcacaactagactaaaccaaaagcaaagaagtttcctgaagaaattgaatgctttgaaggccagcgtagcaggggtgggggtttggggaccatggtttcaggggacatctaagtcaataggcataataaaatctattaagaaaacattctgcatcctactttggagagtggcatctggggtcttaaacattaccaagcagccatctaagatgcatcaattgatctcaacccacctgaagcaaaggagaatgaagaacaccaaagacacaagctaattatcaacccaagagacagaaagggccacataaaccagagactacatcagcctgagaccagaagaactctatggtgccccgccacaaccaatgactttcctgacagggaacacaacagagaacccctgagggagcaggagagaagtgggatgcagaccccaaattctcataaaaagaccagacttaatggtctgactgagactagagggaccccagaggtcatggtccccagaccttctgttaggccaagacaggaaccattcccaaagccaacacttcaaacagggattggactgcgctatgggatagaaaatgatactggtgaagagtgagcttcttggatcaagtagacacatgagattatgtgggcagttcctgtctagagaagagatgagagggcagagggggtcagaagctggccaaatggacacaaaaatagtggagggaaagagcaactaggagtatatagcaaagtgtatataagtttttgtatgagagactgacttggtttgtaaactttcacttaaagcacaataaaaattaaaaaaaaaaaaaaatcctcacaactggaccagtaggtaacatcatgataaacggagaaaagattgaaatagtcaaggatttcattttacttggatccacaatcaacagccatggaagcagcagtcaagaaatcaaaagacgtgttgcattgggcaaatctgctgcaaaggacctctttacagtgttgaaaagcaaagatgtcaccttgaagactaaggtgtgcctgacgacccaaggcatggtattttcaatcgcattatatgttaatgaaagctgcacaatgaataaggaagaccgaagaagaattgacgcctttgaattgttggagaatattgaatataccatggactgccaaaagaaggaacaaatctgtcttggaagcagtacgaccggaatgctccttagaagcaagggtggtgaggctgcatgttacatactttggacatgctgtcaggagggatcagtccctggagaaggacatcatgcctggcagagtacagggtcagtgtgaaagaggaagatcctcaacgaggtggattgacacagtggctgcaacaatgggctcaagcataacaatgattgtgaggatggcgcaggaccaggcagtgtttccttctgttgtgcacagggtcgctatgagtcggaaccgactcaacggcacctaacaacaacaacaacacatttcaCATTTTTGGACAGCAACTGACCGAGGGCACCTGAGACCACATAAAGGTGAAACATCAGATATGGGAGTACAGTGAAActacagcagagtcacccatggtggacaggttttagtggagcttccagactaagactgagtaggaagaaaggcctggaggtctacttccgaaatttgttgttgttaggtgctgtccagtcagctccgactcatagtgaccctgtgtacaatagaacaaaacactgcccagtcctggtccatcctcacaatccttgctatgcttcagcccatctgagctgctgagtcaattcatctggttgagggtcgtCCTTTCTTTCGCttaccctctgttttaccaagcatgaggtccttctccagggactggtcccttctgataacatgtccaaaatacatgagacaaagtcttgccatcctcacttttgaggagcattctggctgtacttcttccaagacagatttgtttgttctcctggcagtccatggtatattcagtgttctgtgccaacaccataattcttgtttgatcatccttattcattgtccagctttcgcatacatatgagagaattgaaaataccatggtttgggtcagcagcatcttagtcctcaaagtgatatatttttaatactttaaagaggtcttttgcagtagatttgtccaaggcattatgttgtttgatttcttgactgctgcttccatggcattgattgtggacctaagtaaaatgaagtgcttgacaacttcagtattttctctgtttttcatgatgttacttgttggtcctgttgtgaggatttttttttttttttaatgttgaggtataatccatactgaaggctgtagtttttgatcttcatcaataaatgctttaagccctcctcactttcagcaagcaaggttgtgtcatctgcataatgtaggttgttaatgagtcttcctgcagtcctgatgccccttcttcttcatatagtccaccttctgggATCATTTGCTtggtatacagactgaataagtatggtaaaaggatacaaccctgatacacacctttcctgattttgaaccacacagtacccccttgctgtttgaaggactgcctcttggtctgtgtacaggttcctcatgagcataattaagtgttctggaattccccttcttcacaatgttatccataatttcttttgATCTACACAGTCCAGtgcttttgcataatcaataaaacacaggtaaacatctttctggtattctctgctttcagccaagatctgtctgacatcaggaatgccatccctcattccatgtccttttctgcatctggcctgaatttctggcagttctctgtcagtgtactgctgcaaccatttttgaattatctttagcaaaattttatttgcatgtgatattaatgatattgtttgataacttctacattctgttggatcatctttctttggaatgggtacaaatatggatctcttccaattggtttgcttagacaagtgagtgcctccagcactgcatccatttgttgaaacatctcaattggtattccgtcaactcgtggagccttgttttttgccagtgcctcagtgcagcttggacttcttccttcaataccataggttcttgatcatatgctacctcctggaatggtcAAATatcaaccaaatctttttggtacagtgactgtgtattctttctatcttcctttgatgcttctgcGTCATTCAgaatttgcccatagaatccttcactgttgcaactcaaagcttgaattttttcttccattctttcagcttgagaaatgccaagtgtattcttctcttttggttttctatctataggtctttgcacatttcactataatactatactttgtcttcttgagctgccctttgaaatcttctgttcagctcttacttcatcatttcttactttcACTTTAGATGCtgtatgtttaagagcaagtttcatagtgttttctgacatgcattttggtccttctttcctgtctttttacttaccttttgctttcttcatctatgatgtacttgatgttatcccacaacttgtctgtcttcagtcattaatgctcactgtgtcaaatctattcttgaaatagtctctaaattcaggtgggatatagtcaaggttgtattttggttctcatggacttgttttaattttcttcagcctcaatttgaacttgcatatgagcaattgatggtctgttccgcagtcgtcccctggccttgttctaactgttCATATTGAGCTtcaccatcatctgtttccacagatacagtaaatttgattcctaagtattctatctggcaaggtccacatgtatagttgccgtttatgtttttgaaaaaaaggcatatttgcaatgaagaaattggtcttgcaaaattctatcatgtgatctccagtgtcatttctatcaccaaggccatatttcccaactgccaatccttcttctttgtttccaacgttcTAATTCCGGTcatcagtaattaccaatgcatcttgattgcatgtttgattaatttcagactgcagaagttggtaaaaatcttcaatttcttcgtctttggccttagtggttggtgtgtaaatctgaataatagttgtgttgACCAGTCTTCTGTATAGGCctgtggatattttcctatcactgacagcgttgtacttcaggatagatcttgaaatgttctttttaacaatggatgcaatgccattcctcttcagtttgtcattcccaattcaaaaatggccagaaccagtcaatttcagcatattaatgcctaggatatcgatatttatgggttccatttcatttttgatgactttcaattttcctagactcctacttcatatattccacatttcaattattaatggatgtttgcagctgctgcttctcactttgagtcgtgccacatcagcaaatgaaagtaccAAAAGCTTTACACCATCCATGTCAGTAAGGTTCACTCTCcttgaggaggcggctcttccccagttgtattttcagtgcctttcaacctaaggGGATCCTCTTCTGGCACTGTCAGTGTttccctgctattcataaagttttcactggccaatttttttcagaataaaccaccaggttcttcttcctagtctgtctttagtctggaagctctgctgaaacctatctactgtgggtgtccctgctggtatttgaaataccagtggcatagcttccagcatcacagcaactcacaagccaccacagtatgacaaactgacagaccagtggtggtaagtcagccaatgaaaatcgtatggattacaacagaacattgtacCATCAGActcactcactttggacacatcatcattagggatcagtcactggaggacgACACTGCGTTTGGTGAAGCAAGGTTGAGGGCTACCCCCAGTGAAACGGATTGGCACAACacctgcaatgatggactcaaaagTGAGGTTGACACAAGACCCCACAACAGTTCTGTAGTacatgtcaccatgagtcaatttAATGGCAGGTATCTACCCACTCTCATACATTAGTTTAATCTTCATAATAACTCAATCAGTTCAAATAAACAGCTTCACAgaatagtggttaagcaccttaCTCATGTCACAAATACGTTGAGTGAGCAAAAGCACTCCACCCCAGCTCCACCAGTGGCGCTCAAGCACACttgcactgccccatagggatggAGCTGCAAGGTCTCCTCAGGCCAGGAGGCAAGTGGGTACCCAAGGGCTTTGTAGGAGTTGAGGCCCTAATGCCTAGTGGTTAGCACCTCCATTTCTTGTTCGCTGTTTGAGAACTACAATGCCCACCCTGCACCGCGCCTAGCACACTGCGCTCAATATTAGTTGAACTGACTAAAAGGAAATAACTTTCTCGTCTGATCCTCAGCAGAACCTCAAAGCCAGGTCTTCATACTGTGTCGAAGACACTATGAGGAGAAGCGGATTGTACCCCAATCCTCCCCACCTCATGGCCTCCTGAATACGCTTGACGTCCCCTCAGTCTTTAGCCAAATCTCCTGCCTCCGCTCGACCCAGTCCATTACCGGGCTGGCTCCCGGGCCATCCACGTAGGCCAGGCCAGCAGCCCGCGGCCGGAAGCGGGACGCCGCGCGCGGTAAATGCCTGCGCGGCGGCCCAACTGTGAGCGGTTGGTTGGTCCGGCCGCCGGGTCTTACGAGTCCCTGGGACTCTCTGAGACCCGGCGTCGTGCGAGTCACTGAGGGGGCGCTGCATCGGGCTTCCTTCCTATTCCCTTTTATTTTGAGATTGGTTTTGTGGAGCTTTCCTTCCAGCAGCGCTGGGGGTTTCACAGGCCTGACAAGAGGCCCTAACCGCTCTGTGAGCTGTGGCCGCGCCGCTCCGCGGGGATGTGCTCGACGCCCGGGCTGCCCACGCCAGGGGCCTCGTTAGCCCTGCGGGTGTCGTTCGTAGACGTGCACCCAGAAGTGATCCCGGTGCAGCTATGGGGGCTGGTGGGCGAGCGGCGGGAAGAGTACGTGCGGCTGAGCCGGGAGATACAGGAGGCTGCGGCCACGCGCGGCCCGTGGGCGCTGGGTGGCGCCTCGGCCTCTTCGGGCGAGCTGTGCCTGGTGCAGATCGGGCTGATGTGGCACCGCTGTCGCGTAGTCAGCCGGCAGGCGGAGGAGAGCCGCGTCTTCCTGCTCGACGAGGGCCGCACCATCACAGCCGGCGCGGGCTCCCTGGCGCCCGGGCGCAGCGAGTTCTTCCACCTGCCCTCGGAGGTGCTGGGCTGCGTACTGGCCGGCTTGGTGCCGacgggcggcggcggcgccggCGGGGGCGAGCCCCAGCACTGGCCGTCCAGAGCCGTGGACTTCCTTAGCAACCTGCAGGGCAAGGAAGTCTACGGAAGGGTCCTGGACGTGCTGCTCCCCCATCGCCTGGTCCTTCTGGAGGTGCCGAATCTGTTCCAGCAGATGCAGGAGCTCGGCCTGGCCCGGCAGGTGCCCGACAGCCTCTTCCGCTCGCTGCTCAAGCGCTACCTTACAGCGGCCACTGCTGGCAtgggacccggggtccctgttcTCCCGCGAGTCCAACCCAAGCAAGAGCAACCTGGCCTGGATTACTTCTATCCCCAGCTGCAACTGGGCGTGACAGAGCCTGTAGTGGTGACCCAAGTGTGCCATCCCCACCGCATTCACTGCCAGCTCCGGAGCCTCTCGCAGGAGATTCACCGCCTCTCTGAGAGCATGGCCCAGGTATACCGCAGCTCAACAGGGACAGGAGATGACAACTGTACCAGTACCACCtgggaggagagggaagaaagCCCAGACAAGCCGGGTGCTCCGTGTGCCTCCTGTGGATTAGATGGACTCTGGTACAGGGCGCTGCTGCTTGAAACTTTTCGGCCGCAGCGCTGTGCCCAGGTGCTTCACGTTGACTACGGAAGGAAGGAGTTAGTGAGTTGTAGTAGTCTTCGGTACTTGCTGCCTGAGTATTTTCGGATGCCTGTGGTGACCTACCCCTGCGCTTTGTATGGACTCTGGGACGGCGGGAGAGGCTGGTCTAGGTCACAGGTCGGTGACCTGAAAGCGCTGATACTGGGCCAGGCAGTGAATGCAAAAATTGAATTTTACTGTTCCTTTGAGCATGTGTACTATGTCACACTGTATGGAGAGGATGGAATTAATCTCAACTGTGTGTTTGGAGTGCAGTCATGTTGCTTGGCTGACAGATTGCTTCAGAACCAGGGAAtagatgaggaggaggaggaagaagaatcagACACAGCTCTTTACTCTCAGTCTCTTTCTGAAGAAATGGATGAGATTTCGCTCCCAGCCCTAAGATCTACCAGGTTAAAGATTAATGCCTTCTATGATGCCCAGGTAGAGTTTGTTAAAAGTCCTTCTGAGTTTTGGATTAGGTTGAGGAAACACAATGGCACCTTCAGCAAGTTGATGAGGAGAATGTGCAGTTTCTATTCCTCAGCCACTAAGCTGGATGGTATAGTTTTGAAACCTGAACCTGATGACCTTTGCTGTGTCAAGTGGAAAGAAAATGGCTATTATCGGGCCATAGTCACCCAATTAGATGACAAAAGTGTCGATGTGTTCTTGGTTGACCGAGGCAATTCAGAAAATGTGGACTGGTATGACGTAAGAATGTTGCTTCCTCAGTTTAGGCGGCTACCAATATTGGCTCTGAAATGCACTCTAGCTGATATTTGGCCTTTGGGGAAAAGTTGGAGCCAGGAggcaatttccttttttaaaaagactgtgctCCACAAAGAATTAGTTATCCATGTCCTTGATAAGCAAGATCATCAATATGTTATTGAGATTCTTGATGAATcaagaacaggggaagaaaacatTAGTAAAGTAATTGCACAAGCTGGATATGCCAAATATCAGGAATTTGAAACAAAGGATAAGATCCCAGTAAGTGCTGGTTCCCCAGGGCATGTTTCAAGCCACTGTACTGTAGAGCATAACAAAGTATCTTCTATCAAGAAGGTAGAAGTACATCAGAAAGCAGAAAGCAATCATAAAACCCCATGTGTTTTAGAAGCTTTGACTGGCACAATGGTTGTTACAAATGTTTCAACTGGACTTGTTTTgcaggaaaaagagaagagaacatCAGTTTATACTCCACTTACAGAGAATTTCTTGAAAATTAAACCAGGCTCTTGTAAAGGAGAGCTAGAAGTTGGAAGTACAGTAGAAGTCAAAGTGTCTTGTGTTGAAAACCCTGGCTATTTCTGGTGCCAGCTGACTAGGAACATACAAGGATTTCGAACTCTAATGTGTAATATTCAGGACTATTGCAAAAAGGCAGTTACTCCTTATCAGGGAACCACCCCAGCTTGTTTGGCAAAAAGAACAGTAAATGGAAAATGGTCCAGAGCTCTGGTTAGTGAAGCGCCCTGTGCAGAGCATGTCAAAGTAATATTTGTAGATTATGGAGACAAAGATATGGTATCTGTGAAGAATATTTGTTCAATTAGTGAAGAGTTTCTTAAGATTAAGGCTCAGGCTTTTAGGTGCAGTCTGTATAATTTAATTCAACCAACTGGCCAAAATCCCTTTGTTTGGGGTGAAAAGGCAATGCAAGCTTTTAGTGAGTTTATAGATAATGCATGGGAAAGTAATCTAGAACTGAAATGCACAATATTTGCTTTGGCATCTGTACACGATGAAGAACTCTTTCATGTTGTGGATTTGCTAACACCCTTTCAGAGTGCATGCCATACTTTGGTAGAAAAGGGACTTGCAAGACCAGTAAAACTTGAGAAGCCTCTAGAGCCTTCTCTTCAGCTACATTCCTACTACTATTCTACACATGATATGAAAATTGGAAGTGAGGAATTAATGTGTATAACACATGTTGATGACCCTTGGACATTTTATTGTCAACTGGCAAGAAATGCAAACAATTTAGAACAGTTGTCATGTAATATTACACAATTAAGTGAAGCTTTGCTGAATCTAAAAACATCTCCCTTGATCTGTGGAAACTTGTGCCTTGCCAAGTATACTGATGAAAACTGGTATAGGGGGACAGTAatagaaaaagaagcaaataaaatCTTCTTTGTTGATTTTGGGAATGTCTGTGTAGTAACCAATGACGATCTGCTTCCCATACCTAGTGATGCGTATGATGTCTTACTTTTGCCCATGCAAGCTGTGAAATGCTCATTATCTGAtattcctgatcatataccaaaAAAGGTTACAACATGGTTTCAGGATACTGTTTTAGATAagtcactgaaggcattagttGTAGCAAAAGATCCAGATGGAAGACTCATTATAGAACTGTATGATGGCAGTACTCAAATTAATGCCAGTATTAATGAGAAGTTAGGGCTACTTGGTTACAAAGgtaagacaagaaaagaagaagaaaggaaaatactCCTCTCTATAACTGAAActcttgaagaaaaaaatgaaaatatgaagtTGTCACCTACAAAATATTTAAGTAAATCAGTAGATGACAAAGTGTATAGTATGGAGATTTTGGGAG
This is a stretch of genomic DNA from Elephas maximus indicus isolate mEleMax1 chromosome 1, mEleMax1 primary haplotype, whole genome shotgun sequence. It encodes these proteins:
- the TDRD6 gene encoding tudor domain-containing protein 6, which encodes MCSTPGLPTPGASLALRVSFVDVHPEVIPVQLWGLVGERREEYVRLSREIQEAAATRGPWALGGASASSGELCLVQIGLMWHRCRVVSRQAEESRVFLLDEGRTITAGAGSLAPGRSEFFHLPSEVLGCVLAGLVPTGGGGAGGGEPQHWPSRAVDFLSNLQGKEVYGRVLDVLLPHRLVLLEVPNLFQQMQELGLARQVPDSLFRSLLKRYLTAATAGMGPGVPVLPRVQPKQEQPGLDYFYPQLQLGVTEPVVVTQVCHPHRIHCQLRSLSQEIHRLSESMAQVYRSSTGTGDDNCTSTTWEEREESPDKPGAPCASCGLDGLWYRALLLETFRPQRCAQVLHVDYGRKELVSCSSLRYLLPEYFRMPVVTYPCALYGLWDGGRGWSRSQVGDLKALILGQAVNAKIEFYCSFEHVYYVTLYGEDGINLNCVFGVQSCCLADRLLQNQGIDEEEEEEESDTALYSQSLSEEMDEISLPALRSTRLKINAFYDAQVEFVKSPSEFWIRLRKHNGTFSKLMRRMCSFYSSATKLDGIVLKPEPDDLCCVKWKENGYYRAIVTQLDDKSVDVFLVDRGNSENVDWYDVRMLLPQFRRLPILALKCTLADIWPLGKSWSQEAISFFKKTVLHKELVIHVLDKQDHQYVIEILDESRTGEENISKVIAQAGYAKYQEFETKDKIPVSAGSPGHVSSHCTVEHNKVSSIKKVEVHQKAESNHKTPCVLEALTGTMVVTNVSTGLVLQEKEKRTSVYTPLTENFLKIKPGSCKGELEVGSTVEVKVSCVENPGYFWCQLTRNIQGFRTLMCNIQDYCKKAVTPYQGTTPACLAKRTVNGKWSRALVSEAPCAEHVKVIFVDYGDKDMVSVKNICSISEEFLKIKAQAFRCSLYNLIQPTGQNPFVWGEKAMQAFSEFIDNAWESNLELKCTIFALASVHDEELFHVVDLLTPFQSACHTLVEKGLARPVKLEKPLEPSLQLHSYYYSTHDMKIGSEELMCITHVDDPWTFYCQLARNANNLEQLSCNITQLSEALLNLKTSPLICGNLCLAKYTDENWYRGTVIEKEANKIFFVDFGNVCVVTNDDLLPIPSDAYDVLLLPMQAVKCSLSDIPDHIPKKVTTWFQDTVLDKSLKALVVAKDPDGRLIIELYDGSTQINASINEKLGLLGYKGKTRKEEERKILLSITETLEEKNENMKLSPTKYLSKSVDDKVYSMEILGESYKPKISSACKERKLLQSSAKTNVATQNSAGNKNNRVPLLTTEKKEGIFAKSPLKATKLEAIASEEKTGDSNKDVPLKFCEFPQKAIMPGFKTTVYVSHINNPSDFYVQLMEDECEINHLSERLNDIRTRPEYYAGPPLQRGDVVCAVFPEDNLWYRAVVKEQQPNDLFSVQFIDYGNVSVVCTDRIGRLDLVNAILPGLCIHCSLKGLRVPEMINSKEMMHYFSQRTDEVQIRCEFVKFQERWEVILADEQGIIAEDMISRYAFNEKSQEGPFTQIIKGVHSKSVNKSDIDTSVFLNWYKPEMKTVRAYASVIDGPEYFWCQFADTEKLQYLEVEVQTAGELVAKQRNCITFPHIRDPCIVKYREDGQYYRAFITNICEDCLVSVRLVDFGNTEDCVDPKALWNIPSELLLVPMQAFPCCLSGFNILEGLCSPEGNDYFFEIVTKDVLELTILEIRRDACDIPLAIVDLKSQGENINEKMKKYSKVSITNSNPPCEKSGPETKGVLGYPSPDVRLKKQSNKSEQDKTLYGEPQTDEISEQIEKDFNIETKPCKPCDHETSNIVEAFKNSYKDKIGTEVLEGKVESHLVDKAKFDHKYLSIGHNKLIPCSSETKETLELNSLEVPFSSDGESKEFLELESTELPLSLDGKEHKEELSLVPLSQGCDTEATLEPLTEPLLPSDEAEKQPELELPTAQLSLDDKINPLPLKLSQKAQEFACAEDTRKLNCVECFDEQPRIPLHLHGKNCNPKMQIEMNIFKEELMDYKNKDTISSLTPLFSEEESGPGRKRNNALHDHVSAQLENTYALKGFTVGSKCVVWSSLRNMWSKCEILEIAEEGTRKSVLPALYYLLRGLCLH